gttctctaattaggtggtcatcaacaccaaaacccacattagggcttgattgcacttacagttGTACTCGACGGCGTCCCAGAGGTGACGCGCCTgcatcttcagcttcatgagGAACGACCATTCGTGGTAGTTTGTCCTTGTCAGCTGTGGCCAGTTGCCGGAGCCGCTGCCCTCCCGGATGATACGCTCGATGACGACCTCCCGCGGACGGCGTGCGTCGCGGGTGCGCGAACGGCGTGCGTCGCGCGTGCGTGAACGACGAGGAGGGGAACGGCTCGGAGAAGGCGTGCGCGCTGGCATCTTGGCGCCGAAACCGCTACTACTGTCGTTCTTTTTGGAGCCGTCGCCCTTCCCGACCGGTGAACGACCACGGGTTCTTGGTGGAGACGCCATGGCGACAGCGAGGTACCTCGAAAGCTAGCTTCGATGCCACTTGTTAGTCTCGGATCAGCGGCGAACGCCGACGGCGAGGACACGACGCAGGAGACGGAGAAGACAAGACTCAAGAACAAACACAACACACGCGAACGCTTGGTTTTGGTGCTGCCTTGAAAGCGCAGCGTTTTCTGTAGTTCTATTTGCCTTTTATTGGAATACAAAGAACAGAGCTGTGCTCGCCACAGCGCGCACGACGCGAGAAGTGTGCGCGTCCATCCCCACGCACCGCGTTTGCCGGCCATGGCTGCATGTCCAGGTGCGTGGCTGAGCGATTCTCATGCCACGACCTCCTACGCGTGCGGCCACCACAGCCTGGGGCTCACGCGCATGCACCTGGCGATGCCATGCAATCCTAACTAACCGGCACACACAATATTACTAACAAGGCCGGATAACCATATCTGCCCATTTGCCGCTGCTGATGGTGTGCTTCGGGCTGGACCTGTATACAAAGCTATCAAAACACATGGCATCAACCAGAGCCttctcttgctagcttgctcCAATTGTGCCCCCCCTCGGGtccagtttttttaaaaaaaaaaatagcaGGAGCTCTGCTATGTCATATAAGAAGAAGAGCAAGCCAAAGTTTTACAGAGCAAGCCAAAGTTCTTTGCCTGGCTTTTGATCCAAGAAAGAATCCAGTGCCGAGCAAACCTGAAGAAGAAATCAATTGTAGAAGATGACAACTGCGAGCTGTGCAAGCAAGCATCAGACAGTGCGGATCACTTGATATTTAGGTGTCCCTTTGCTGCAAATGTCTGGACAAAAATGGGGTTTTCAGTGGACAACGCCTCGGTAGGACTACTATGGGATGTGAGAAGACCAGAATCTATTCCTGCCAAGCAGTATCATGTGTTTTTGCTGCTGCTGTCCTGGAAGATCTGGAGGCAAAGAAATGACGTGGTTTTTCAACATATGGAGCCATCCTTTGCTCGCCTTGGTGCGGCCTTGAAAGAAGCTGCTGCCCTGTGGCAATTTCGCTTTCCTAGTGGTGATAGATATGTAGTCACATATTAGTGTAACGCCTGGCTTGAATCTGTTGAATATGTAATTCCTCCATGTAAAACCTCCTATCATTTTTGAACAGGCAATATAGTAGGTGGGGATGATATTGTTCTGCACATTTCACCTTGTTGGGATGGTGTCGCTTGTTTGCGTAAGTACTGGTAAATTCTAGGGCAGTGGGAGCTTTGAAGATGCTACTTATGTTACTCAAATTAGCTTTTAGGTTTGTTGAAACTCCACTGTGATCAACTTTGTCGCACGTGCTTGCTGAGTTGATGTTATTCTTTTATAGAATTACTAGATTGATGTTATTGATGGGGTGCTGGGCATTTCGATATCACAACAGTATCAGATGGACTATGCCCCTTGTATCAGACTATTATCTTATTTTATCACAACAGTATCAGATGGACTATGCCCCTTGTATCAGACTATTATCTTATTTAATTAATGATAATTATTTTTGACCTTGTCGTGCTATAAAATTTCGCGTGGAACTTGTGCCTGGTTTCATAGCTAGATACTTATGTTCTGTTTCTAGAAGTCGAATTGCTTGCTAGCAGTTCAAATACTTGTGGCAACGATGATTTAGCAGACTGAATTCAAGTTTGTAGACCTGCACACATTGAACAAGTAGCCAATGAACTGGCATAGCCCTGAATGAATTCAGTCATGTGAAGGTTGTGCGTGCATAAGAGAGTGTGTGTCATGGCATAAATAGCATTTCACATGGGctgcaaaaaggaaaaaaaaaggagagGAAAACACTTGAATCCAAGCAATTCGTAAGTTTTGAAACTCACGTGGATTAGGTGTCAATCTAAGTGAGTCTAGCGTAATCTGTGTTAATATCAGGATCTCTCATGCAAAAAAAAAGGTAGCAAAAGAATTAGGGCCAAAGATACAGCCcagctcctccctccctccctccccccaaCCTCCCAAAAAAATGGCCAGTCCTCTGTTGCCCAGAGCCCCAGAGACAAAAGAAGACCATGATAGCCGAAGCCACCTTTGGAGCCGTGAATTCATAATTTCACATATTCTTTGTCAGTCATGCTCCAAAGTAACTGCTATAGCACCAACGGTATCCCAGTGAGTTCTGACTTTAGTTTTTTGTAAAAGACAAAAGAAAATGGAATAGTTTGGGCCTTAGAAATTATGAAAACGACAGTTACGGCCTTGCAaacatctctatctctatctctactaCAATAGACtaatcaaaattatactaggtcTCACAGAAAAACATCCTCCACTTAAAGGCTCCAACTATTGCGCACAAAAAAATACACACTGAAATTCGTCTTCGTTAAAATCAAAGGCTAATCATGTGTCCAAACTAAATCTGGTGGTCACGATCTGACGTGTGATGCTAGGCTTCTCACGCAGCACCCGCACCCGCACGGCGCGGCGCTCAGGCGGCGAGGGTTCGATTCCCATCCCCGTGCCCCCATTTTCTTCTCTTCCTCGAAAAAAAGAAACGTCGGGCCGCCTCTGTTGATGCCGCCGGTATCACTTCGCGCGTGGGATCCTTCGCCGACGTGGGCTGCCACGGCCCTGGCCGCACGCCACCGGCGCCAGCACCCGCAGCCTCGCCGTCACCCGCACCAGCTCCAGTGATCCTCCCCTCATCTCCGCGCCGTCGTACGCGGCGCCCCTACCCCACCGAAATCTGCGACGGACGGTGGTGGCGGCCCATGGCCCCAGGAGGAGGCGTACGCGGTTTTGGCGATGGCGGTCCATCTCAGTACGTCCCCCACCTATGGTCTGTCCGTATACGTCCACCACCGAAGTTGATCCAGCGCGCAGCCAGCCAGGCTTCTCTTTTTTTGTCCCTTCCGATTGACTTGTGatcttgttttatttttttatttttttcattaatTTCGGTATTGATTTCTCAGTGATGGAAGATGCTAATAATTCGTTTGCTACTGCCTACTCGGGGGAAAGGCTTTCGACCGTCTGTATGATGATACACTGCTTCTCTGCTAGGTAAATTCAAGCCCCTCAGATCTGTACAAAATTGGTGAAAAGAAGCTATGGACTGAGATGAATATTTTTACAGCATATATTTTGTAAGGTTCATGTACTTGTCACTGCTCAGGTTAGATGATTCCATATGTTTGATTATTGATTGATATATtcaatttcaatttttttttaaattttctcaTTGCGTTAAGGTTGGGAAAGGGTCCAGCGCTGGAACCAGCTGCAGGCCTGTACAATCAGGTTGTTTGGATATAGATTACAATCAGGGTGCTACAGGCAATATACTAGTTATCTAAAACTTCTGAAGCAAATCCCCCTGTAGTTGAGACTTCTGTTGAGAGATCAACTGGCACAGCACCAGCAGATACAAGAAAAAGAATGTATTAACTGCTCGTGCCCTGCTTGGGCAGCACTCTGCATTTGATAGTGAACTCTTGTTTGTTTATAAAAATGGTAAAGGATACCTAAAGTTCCTTACAAACTCAAACATGTTGAAACAGGCAAAGTGACAAAAATCTAATGCAGCTTTTTTGAACTGAATGAATCCAATACAATGTTATGTGGCCTTTGTTCGGTGCTATGACATAATGGAACAGAAACTAAAAGTCATGAGGTTCACATGGCTCCCGTTCCATGCTGCTGAACAACAGATCTCTGAACCAATCTGCCTTCTACATTTATCAACATTGACTCCTGCCACATTTTGCCCAATGGAAATTTAATTGTTTCATATTGTTCACTTGGAGGAATTCttgaggaatctggatgaatctggaggaatttgtgagaggaaaacacggttccggatgaaaaaagaagcggattaagccaggtttaagggcacgcgaacggggccattgggGATAAAGAAGGGAAAGTGCAGCGTAGAGTCATGAACTCACCATCTCGAGGGGTCTAACTCTGCAAGAAAAAACCATCTACACTTTTATGGTCACCACCAGGGCTGGGATGTCCAATGTATAATATCGAGCTGTCTCGGTGGAAATAACCACAAAACCCAGCCATGCTTATGTATGCATTCTGTACGTATAGAGGGTACTAAGTTATAGCAATCATTAATTTGAAGCAAAAAAGGGCATCAATGAAGAGAGCAGAAGTTACCACTTCATATTTAGCAAAAATGTGTTGAAATGGCACATAGAACTTTGTTGTTTCTGGTGTTTCTTCCCCATTGCAAACCAGTAATGGATCATATCCAACCACTATTTTCCTGTCTTAAACAAAAAGAATGTGAGCATTTTGGTTACAAACAATAACCCATGCATAAATCTCCATAAGGAGCATAAAGGCATAAATTCAGCTCAAAAGGGTGGTTTTACTATTTCATATGGATGTTTAAAGCTTGTGAATGTACCTTCATTCTTCAATGCTAAACTCTACAATGCTAACTCAGTCCCTTGATGATTTAAGCATATATGCATGTCTTTTATTAAAACAAAACTCGTATATGCATGCCTATAGACTACATATTAGCATCTCCAACAATAATACAAAGAGTTTGCATGAAAAAAACAGGGGCAACTGCAAGTAAGCACTTACCAACTGCTGTCAGTGAGCGCTAGTGATTGAtcccagcctgttcgcttgctcgtaaacgatcgtaaatttccagccaggaatagtgtttttctctcacaccaaaccagccagcagtaaataatccacgatcgtttacggccctCGTAAAAGCAGTTACAAACCAATGTATAAGAATCCATAAATGCCGGCGTATATAACGTGATGTACTTCTGTTTATCAGATGGTTGCCTGCTAGAATAAACTCAAAGGTGCTCGAGATGTAATACCTGCAGAGGCCATGTGTCCAGACCAATAATATCTAGAACCTGATCGTAGGGCATCTTCACTTTCTTCAAAAAGTTACCGACTGCCCGCCCATGTGATTGACTTAGTGGAGTACCTTATGGAGAAGCAATTCTAATGTACACACAGAAGAGGGCGAACCTTGGGCAGTACAGCAAACTATTGAGCTACATTTTCTTTACTATTATGTGAGTTTACATGTACTATGAACTAGGAACTACTAGCTTACCAGGGGATGTTCAGAGCTTGGAAGTACATGGAACCCTAGAAATTAggaaggaaagaaagaaagaaacggTAGAACTGAGAAATGTTACAATGGCAATAGACAAGTAATAATATTACACATGAGCCCCAACATTGTTTGCACTTAGATACTTACATTTTGCCAGAGTGGATCATCCTCTCCCAGTTGAGCAACATCCAGCACGAACTTGACTTCATAAGCCTTTACTATGGTCTCCATCTTCATAGATAAcagttttttttattaaaaacgCAAATCTAGAAAAGATTGTAGAAAATACATTCTTCCTTAgtgcatctatctatctataataAAGATCTTTGTTTCTGCTGACCGTTCCTGTAAATCAATAGTACCAACCCGCATGCAAAACCCAGCTCTACAGTTCTCCAATCCGGTCCGTCCGCTCCTCGCCTGTACACGCGGGCCTCCACCGGATGTCACCCTCATCCATCCCACCTCCCTCCGACAGAATAGCAAAGAGAAAACAAAGAAAAAATCCCCCACCACGCGTCCTCAGCGGACTCCCGCTCCTCACCGGGTCGCCTCGCCCTCTCGCCGCCGCTGTTCACCACCGAGCCTCTCGCGCCGCTGCCGGCACCTCCAGCGTGCGTGCCGTCCCACCCAGTCCTGGGCGAGCGCAGGCCACCCTGCGTCGCCCCCCCCTGCCTGCGCGCAGCCCCGTGTGCCGGCGACCGCCGGCTGTCCGCGTTCGCCCAGGCGCTCCCGCACTCGCGTGAGCCCGCCCCAGCAGCGCCTAGCCCGGCCGGCGGCAGCTCCAGCGGCGCCAGTGCGGCGCCCCTAGCCCCCTTCGCCCCGCAGCCATCTCCCTTCTCTTCTTCGTTGCAAGTTCACAAGTTTTCTGACCCTAACTTTCTCTGATCTGATTTCATACATGTACCCATGTTGCCACATGTACGTCGTAGAACTGTGCAAATTAGCCTCGATTTCTCTGATCAAAAGAACGTATAGCAATACAGCTTATTTCTAATTTGATATAGATGTAGCCCAAAGTAGATGTGGCCACATCGAATTTGAGAGCCCATTACAAAGCATAGGTAAAAAAAAAGGTAGCAGATGATGTAATCTAAGACTTATCATGATATTAAATATTTCTATACCAAATTGTGGGGCAATTTTTATGGCACTTTACCGAGTTGCTAAATGGTTTCTACCGGTTTGGATATAAAAATTTTGGTCCACCATACCCTGTACAAAAAACCTAGATCCGCCACTGTGCCTCGCTGCTTAGGATTGGACTCCAGCTTCGACCGACCCCACCAACCCAGTTTCGTAGTAATCTTAAAACCAGCAGTTCTTTTAATTCATTTAGAGTAATTTGCCTTCTCTGGTTGCAATTGCTTTTTTCAGGTACGACAGACGAGGTCAGCTGAATGATGGATTCCCTTTTGTTTGAAACTGAATCATTAAAATATGCTACCTTTGTTGAGTTGCATGATGTTAATATGATGCACCTCTCCGATGAAGGAAGAAAGAGATCATGCGGTACAGCTTCGCCGGCAGCCCGGTCTCTGCCCCTCTGCTCTCCACATTCCTGCCACCGTGTACTAAGTCATCTTATTTATATTTTTGCAGACTCATTTCGTTCGTATATACTGACATGTAAATATGGttgttcaaatggatttttttcgCTATAGTTCTGGGCTCATGCTTCGATTTATCAACAGGCATATTCACCTGCTTACATAATGTTGGCCTCAGGATGATA
The nucleotide sequence above comes from Miscanthus floridulus cultivar M001 chromosome 18, ASM1932011v1, whole genome shotgun sequence. Encoded proteins:
- the LOC136520125 gene encoding uncharacterized protein isoform X2 — its product is MAVHLMMEDANNSFATAYSGERLSTVCMMIHCFSARYDRRGRKRSCGTASPAARSLPLCSPHSCHRAYSPAYIMLASG
- the LOC136520125 gene encoding uncharacterized protein isoform X1 translates to MAVHLMMEDANNSFATAYSGERLSTVCMMIHCFSARYDRRGRKRSCGTASPAARSLPLCSPHSCHRVLSHLIYIFADSFRSYILTCIFTCLHNVGLRMIAK